In Nitrospira sp., one genomic interval encodes:
- a CDS encoding lipid-A-disaccharide synthase N-terminal domain-containing protein has product MTIETLWLIIGFLGQGIFFMRWVVQWIASERHAESRVPTAFWYMSLIGGLITLAYAIYREDPVFIAGQSIGSIVYLRNLMLIHRPGHADPGATSPATKS; this is encoded by the coding sequence ATGACCATCGAAACCCTGTGGCTCATCATCGGGTTCCTTGGCCAGGGAATCTTCTTCATGCGTTGGGTCGTCCAATGGATTGCCTCAGAACGCCACGCCGAAAGCCGGGTCCCCACGGCCTTTTGGTACATGAGTCTGATCGGCGGTCTGATCACGCTCGCCTACGCCATTTATCGTGAGGATCCCGTCTTCATTGCCGGCCAGAGCATCGGTAGTATCGTCTATCTGCGGAACCTCATGCTCATCCACCGCCCTGGTCACGCCGATCCCGGTGCAACCTCGCCCGCGACGAAATCCTGA
- a CDS encoding glycosyltransferase family 2 protein codes for MTVVTRPWASVVIPIKDEHDNLIPLTEQLMQVLDGREESRSAPFELLFIDDGSTDGSSDLLDRLANQYAPVKVFHFDRNYGQSAAFDAGFKQSTGELVMTIDGDLQNDPADLATLLPYIHTYDLVCGWRKNRHDSLTRKVSSRIANAVRSAVTGDRVHDTGCSLKLFRRTVVDKLQLFEGMHRFFPALALMHGFTVTEVPVRHSPRTRGTSKYGVGNRLFKGLYDLIAVRWMQHRCLRYRYRTAPTPSPSIPTSTPL; via the coding sequence ATGACTGTGGTGACCCGCCCATGGGCTTCCGTGGTCATCCCCATCAAGGATGAACACGACAACTTGATTCCCTTGACGGAGCAACTCATGCAGGTCCTGGATGGCCGGGAAGAGTCGCGATCGGCTCCGTTCGAGCTGTTGTTCATCGACGATGGGAGCACCGACGGGAGTTCGGATCTCTTGGATCGCTTGGCCAACCAATATGCCCCAGTGAAGGTGTTCCATTTCGATCGGAACTACGGCCAGTCCGCCGCCTTCGATGCGGGGTTCAAACAATCGACTGGAGAGTTGGTGATGACCATCGACGGAGATCTCCAGAACGATCCGGCAGATCTCGCCACGCTGCTCCCCTACATTCACACGTACGATCTCGTGTGCGGCTGGCGGAAGAATCGGCATGACAGCCTGACGCGCAAGGTGTCGTCTCGTATCGCCAACGCCGTACGCAGCGCGGTCACCGGAGACCGCGTCCACGATACGGGCTGCTCGCTCAAATTGTTCCGCCGCACGGTGGTAGATAAACTGCAGCTTTTCGAGGGCATGCATCGATTTTTCCCGGCCCTCGCCTTGATGCACGGATTTACCGTCACAGAAGTCCCGGTGCGCCATTCCCCCCGCACGCGCGGCACGTCGAAGTATGGTGTCGGCAATCGTCTGTTCAAGGGACTCTACGACTTGATCGCCGTGCGCTGGATGCAACATCGCTGTCTCCGATACCGTTATCGCACCGCTCCGACGCCATCTCCCTCTATTCCGACGTCCACACCCCTATGA